One window of Triticum dicoccoides isolate Atlit2015 ecotype Zavitan chromosome 5A, WEW_v2.0, whole genome shotgun sequence genomic DNA carries:
- the LOC119296812 gene encoding alpha-galactosidase-like — protein sequence MVHTSSPSLLLVLLVAVAVAAGARLPVDAARNATLGELRVKNGLGRTPQMGWNSWNHFYCGISEGVIRETADALINTGLAKLGYKYVNIDDCWAELNRDYQGNMVPNKRTFPSGIKALADYVHAKGLKLGIYSDAGTQTCSNKMPGSLDHEEQDVKTFASWGVDYLKYDNCNDAGRNVKERYTRMSNAMKKYGKNIFFSLCEWGVENPATWARGMGGNSWRTTGDIADNWDSMTSRADQNDRWASYAGPGGWNDPDMLEVGNGGMSEAEYRSHFSIWALAKAPLLLGCDVRSMSPQTKNIISNTEVIAVNQDRLGVQGKKVQSDGGLEVWAGPLSGNRKVVVLWNRQGHQATITTHWSKVGLPVSAAVTARDLWAHSSFSAQGQLSASVAPHDCKMYILTPK from the exons ATGGTGCACACCTCGAGCCCGTCGTTGTTGCTCGTGCTGCTCgtcgcggtggcggtggcggcaggaGCCAGATTGCCCGTGGATGCGGCCCGGAACGCAACGTTGGGCGAGCTCCGCGTCAAGAACGGCCTCGGCAGGACCCCGCAGATGGG GTGGAACAGCTGGAACCACTTCTACTGCGGGATCAGCGAGGGAGTCATCAGGGAGACAG CTGATGCATTGATCAACACTGGTTTGGCGAAATTGGGCTACAAATATGTTAACATCG ATGATTGCTGGGCAGAATTAAACAGGGATTACCAG GGTAACATGGTTCCAAATAAAAGAACATTCCCCTCTGGCATCAAGGCACTTGCAGATTATGTGCATGCGAAAGGGTTGAAGCTCGGCATCTACAGTGATGCTGG GACACAAACATGCAGTAACAAAATGCCAGGATCACTGGATCACGAAGAGCAAGATGTCAAGACGTTTGCGTCTTGG GGAGTTGATTATCTGAAGTACGACAACTGCAACGATGCTGGCAGGAACGTCAAGGAAAG ATACACTAGGATGAGCAACGCCATGAAGAAATACGGGAAGAACATCTTCTTCTCACTCTGCGAATG GGGAGTCGAAAACCCTGCTACATGGGCACGTGGCATGGGTGGTAATAGTTGGAGGACAACCGGCGACATTGCTGATAACTGGGACAG CATGACATCACGCGCAGACCAGAATGACAGATGGGCCTCCTACGCTGGACCTGGTGGATGGAACG ATCCTGATATGCTTGAAGTTGGAAATGGCGGGATGTCTGAAGCTGAGTACCGCTCGCACTTCAGCATCTGGGCACTTGCAAAG GCTCCTCTTCTTCTTGGGTGCGACGTGCGCTCGATGAGCCCGCAGACAAAGAACATAATCAGCAATACGGAGGTCATCGCTGTCAACCAAG ATAGACTTGGCGTGCAGGGAAAGAAGGTGCAATCCGATGGTGGTTTGGAG GTTTGGGCCGGACCACTCAGCGGCAACAGAAAGGTGGTGGTTCTATGGAATAGGCAGGGGCACCAAGCAACCATCACCACACACTGGTCAAAAGTCGGGCTTCCGGTATCCGCGGCTGTCACCGCTCGCGATCTATGGGCG CACTCGTCATTCTCCGCTCAGGGGCAGCTATCTGCATCAGTGGCGCCTCATGACTGCAAGATGTACATCCTGACACCAAAGTAA